The DNA window TTCGCTGGCGCGGAATATGGCTCGGTCCAACCAATGCTTGGTCGCGCCCAATTTCCCTCGAAAGGTCGGCTGAAGGAATGTCATGTATCGGAATGTGGACCATTGGTGAAGTCTCGGACTGACATGGCCGTCAGAGTCTGTTATTGAAAGCACCCGCAATCCAGCCAATCTAGCTGCCGCCATTAGTTCTGTCATTCGGTGCCAGGTGATGAATACAGCGGCCCGGCACCCTGACAGACGCCAGAAATTTGGATCGACTAGCTCCCGCTCACTACCGAAGGCGCGCGTCGGATAAGGATACCCAGACTCGGTGCCGGTCGGGCAGATGGTGAGGCATGGCATCCCGAGGGCGCGCAACCCCTCGACGTACAACTCAAATCGCACCGAGATTTCCATTAAGCGGACGGGCGCGTTCCAAACTAGTCCGATCATTGGCCGAGCACCTCCGACTTGACGGGAATAGCATCAAACTCACGTGGGTCTGCCGGGTAGCCACCGAAAAACGGGCCAAAATAGTATCGCGCGGGTTCGTAGTGGTACTCTGCGGAGTCGTTGGCTGGAAACGCGTTGACGTCCAAATCGTCACGGACGAAGAAGGCATTGACGCCTGTCCAGTTGCAGCCGACCAACCGATAGCCCCTCTTGCGAGCAAGTCGCTCGAATGCCTTCAGGCTCGCCCCGTGCGCTCTGGTGCCCGAGTTGCAGAACTTCGCATCATATGGCATCACCCAATCGAGTGAAGGCCCCAAGCCGGCGTTGTACTCGACGACGACCACGCGCGGGTGGACCCTACGCAGCGCCTCCCAAACCCACCACTCGTTTCCGTCAATGTCTAAGCTCAGAAGGTCAACTTCGTTTGGAACTCCGGCTGATACCAGAAGTTCGTCCACGCACTCTGCAGTCACAAAGGATTGCAAAAATTTCAAGCGTTTCGATGCAATCAACTGCGCAAACTCTGCCGTAATGTAGCTTGCATTAGAAGCACTAGCATCTATCCAGACCCCCGACCATCCCTTCTGCATCAGGTACGCGGTGTTGTTCTCCAGCCCGTTCCCCACGCCTATCTCGACGAAACTCTCGCTGCCGGACCCGATGCGGGCGAAGATCTGTTCCAGTATGCCGTCCTCGTCGTTCTGGGAATACACCTTAAAGCCATGTCGCGTCACAGCGCGACTGTCTTGGTACCGTGGGTCAAAGCGGAGAGCGTGGATCCAAAGCTGCTCGCGAATTAGGTGCAACTGTCGGTCGGCAACCATATAGGCGGATCGGATCGATGGGATCGCTCCGATGATGCCCTTGATCTTTCTCAGCGAGATTGCTAGGAAACGAAGCATGTGTTTCAACTCCTTGACATCGTGCGATCCAACGCACGGCCAAGATTATCGCCGCCGGACAGAAGGAAGCGCGTTCTATCGCCCTCATGCAAGGAAGCCGCAACGTCCTCATGTCGCATCAATTCGGCACTCGGCGAAGCCACGTAGTTAGATGAACCTGGCCAGCTAAAACCCAATTTCCGGTGGCGAGCAGTTCGCCGATCGCGCGTCCTACCCCGGTGGTTCCTACACTGTCGTGAAAAACCATGACGCCACCTGGTCGGACGCGCCATGCGGTGACTTCCACGTCCTTAGCCGCTGCGGAATACTCGTGATCGCCATCAATAAACACGAGTTCGAGCGATTTGGGCAGGTCCTCCCGACTAATGTGAGCACTGTTCATTCTCACCGGCCGAATGATGTCCACTAAATCCTTGATATTGTCGGTGAATGTTGCGTACGTGTCTATAGTGGGCTCTGATCCCATCGCATCGTTGTTCCAAGTGTCAACGCAATACAATACCCCATTTACCTCGCGAAGCCCTGCAGCCAGAAAGCACGCGGACGCGCCAAGGTGAGAGCCAATTTCTACGGCGGTTGAGCCTGACGGGGTCGACACCGCGAGCTTATAGAGGACGGCCAGTTCGGATGGGGAGGTGTAAGTCGGGATGCCTATGCATCGCCTCCCCGCAGCTTTTGCAACGGCTCGTCGAACCCACCAGTCATCCAGACTATGTGACATCCTGAAGATTCGCTGAGCAGCGCTCCGGGCGATGCGATAAATCGTCGGTAAGGAACTGGGGCCAAGGATCATATTGAGTGGTCACCTGTACGATTAGATAGACTGGCTGACGATCCAGGACTCCGGCACAATGGAACCTGCTGCCGGGCTGTGCGGAAACGTGCGACTGGGCGTTGGACTCCGGTCAATAGTGAAAGAAACGCAGGGCGGCGTTTGATCGAAAGTCTCCGTATTGTGACTACCGAGCCAGATCGCGACAGCGTAAACGCTTGGAACGAGGGGAGGAAGGGCCACGACGATTTGAAGTGCGTGAAGCGTACAGTCGTCGAAAATGAATGGCGTAACACGGGGAATAGTTTGCATGAACCTGATCCCAGCCGCGTCGTGGAAGTCGATGGCCAAGAACGCAGCCTTATGCGGTGGGCGTGAACGAAGTCTTATATTCACTTCTAGAGTGTGATTGGGTTGCTCACCCGCCAGATGAACGTTGACCTCCTCAACGCAAAGTGAGATCTGTTCAATACCGTGCGGACGCTCCCACATGCTGCTCTGTCTGTCGCCCCCTCCCGCCGTATAATGTTGGACCGCAGCGTCTGCAGCGCCTGTGAAGCATGTTTGACCGCGTAAAAGTACTATACCCGATGTGCAGAGTTGCTGAACTGCCTGCATATTGTGGCTCACGAACAGTACTGTGCGACCACCGCGAGCGACATCGCCCATTTTTCCGAGGCACTTCTTTTGGAACTCCGCATCACCTACAGCCAACACCTCGTCGACGATAAGAATCTCCGGCTCCAAGTGCGCCGCGACGGCGAACGCGAGCCTCATGTACATGCCCGAGGAATAGTGCTTTACTGGTGTGTCGATAAACTTCTCGATCTCGGCAAACGCGACGATCTCGTCGAACTTTCGGGTGATCTCCGAACGCCGCATGCCGAGGATCGCGCCGTTGAGGAAGATGTTCTCGCGACCGGAGAGTTCCGGATGAAAGCCTGTACCGACTTCAAGGAGGCTGCCGACCCGGCCGTGGATGTCGGCGCCGCCTTCGGATGGTTCGGTAATGCGGCTGAGGATTTTAAGAAGCGTACTCTTACCTGCCCCGTTGCGGCCGATGATCCCGACGACCTGTCCCCTTTTCACCTCAAATGATACATCCTTCAACGCCCAGAACGGTTCGCGCGACGCAGGTCGACGCCCGTGCCTGATCAGCCGCCCTGCCGTTTGCATGATCGCATCGCGGACCGTCTTGTAGCGCGGCACCGCGGCGGCACCTAGTTGGTAACGCTTGCCAAGACCATTCACACTAATCGCGATATCACCCATGAGTTGCTGCTGCTGGCTTGGTGGCCTGTTCACTTCCAAATAGGTGCAAGTTCGCCGAGATGCAATACAGAGGTCAGACGACGTCGGCGAACTGGGCCTCAACCCGGCGGAAGTAGAATAGCCCGCCGATAAGCAGCGCCACGACAACCGCGACCGAAGCGGCCATGAGGCCCGGATCGGGAGCTGGCCCGCCGACCAGTGCCCAGCGGAACCCGTCGACCACGCCGGTCATCGGGTTGATTCCGTAGAGGATGCGCCAGCCTTGTGGCACTAGGCTACTGGGGTAGGCAATTGGCGTAAGGAAGAGCCAGAGCTGCGTGAGGAACGGGACGACGTAACGAACATCGCGGTATTGTACGTTAAGTGCCGCCAGCCACAGCCCGACACCCAGCGCGGCGGCCAGCGCCAGCAGCGTGAATACCGGGAGCATCGCAACAGCCACGGTGATTCTTGGTGGGAAGCCGGCGGCGGCGTAACCAACCATCATCAGTCCGACCAGTCCGAATGCGATTGCAAAGTCCGCCGCACCTGCCAGGACAGACGACAGCGGAATGACAAGCCGCGGGAAGTAGACCTTACTGATTAGCCTCTGCTCATTCACGAGGCTGTTGCTCGATTGCTGAAGGGCGTAGGCGAACAGTTGCCACGGGAGCAATCCAACCAGCGCGAAAATGGGGTAAGGAATACCGTCCGACGGCATCTTGGCAAGCCGGCCAAAGAAGATTGTGAAAACGACCATCGTGCAGAGTGGCTGCAGCACGGCCCAGGCGACTCCGAGTACCGTTTGCTTGTAGCGGACGCTGATGTCCCGAGCCGCAAGAAAGCCTAGGAGCTCGCGATAGCGCCAGAGCTCACGTAAATCAAGCGCGCGCCAGCCGGTACCGGGCCGGATCCGGACGACATCGTCCGCTATACACACAGGAATGGCAGCCGAGCTTTGGCTGTCGATTACTTTAGCGGGCGACGGTGATATCTTGATAGGGTTTGCCGATGGCACGGTCATGAATGGTTCGCATTTGAGGAACGGTCGTTTTGGAAGCACGCCGACCGACGAGAATACCCATTTGAACGACCAGTAGAAGTGACATGGGTATGGAGGACAGAATTCCCGTCCCGATGAATGCTGTCGCCCAAGCGATCAGCACGAAGGAGAACATCATCTTGTAGCCGAGCCGCCAGTTGCCGGTCTGTTCTGAAGTCGGTGGCGGCCAAACAACCCAGACGATGAACGCCAGCCAGAAGACCAAGCCGAGGATGCCTTGGTCAACCAGTATTCGAGAATACTCATTCTCCATACCGATGGGCTTTGGTGCCCGATCGGCTAGGAAAGATGGCAAACTCGTTCCTATCGAACTGCCCATCCCCGCCCCCATGGGGTATTCCACCAAGAGATCGAGGAACGATGCGTTCATGCTCATGTAGGCCCGGCCGTAGACTTGTTGGGTGTCCTGCATTTCTAGCACGCGTTGAAACCGAGGGTTCGCGATGACGAGCCACGCTGACAATCCGACGACAACTGCCAAAAGCGTGCCGTGTTTTACAGGAAACCCGCTTACGATCCAAGTGGTAACCAACGTAAGTGCGGCTGTCACAACCGGCTGACGAGCGCCGCACATCAAGATGCCGATGCACGCCGCGACAATGCCGAGGACGAATGCAAGTCGTTCCCAAGCGTGCGGTCGGGCCATCATTCCACCCATCAGCAAAGGCAGCGTGGCCATCATCGTTCCACCATAAGCGTGCGCGCTCATGAATGTGGCCGGGATTCGGTTCCAAGATTCACCGCCTACCCCTAGTATGGACCGGTACATAAGCTCGGTCACGGCATTCTTCGGGTACAACGCCTCGAGGCCATAGAAGTACAGGTAGAACCCCGCGCCGGTCGCGATTAGGTTGAGGGGTATCAAGACGCGGGAGATTACAAAGAGATCCCGGTCGGTCATCAGACTCGCAAAAAGAATGGCGGGCAGCAGCCAAATCGTGCCCCGGAGAGCCACGAGCTGAACCAATAGGTCATTTACGGGGGCCAACGCGATAACTGCGGCCAAACCACAAAGGAGAATGACCCGGTCAAGCAGCCCGGGCGGGAATCGAACGCTACCTGACTGTTTTAGTTTCGCATAGGCACCAAGATAGAAGCCCAGCATCCCACCATCAAACATGAAAGTTGAGAAGACACCTAGGAAGTTCGCGCGGATGATGCCGTTGAAGTAACCGACCGCAATGGCTGTGCCGAGCCCTGCCCCCAATGACCGACGGGCCGCGATCGTGGTGATCAGAAAGGCGAGGATTGGAAACGCGATTTCCAACTACATGAACCGTCATAGCGGACGAGGCCGACAATGGCTAAGACATATCGCTTGAAGTGACAGAAAGCGAACGCCCGTCCGGAACCGAATGAGCGGTGATCCGCACGCCCAACCAAGTCAAGTTTAAAGTTCTATTGAAGGGGCCAGAAAAAGCAGGTGGGGCCAGTTATCCAGGCCGACCATCGTATCGATGGGAGTAAGTATATCCGCCAATTGAAGGTGGCGAGAATAGGCCGCCCGGCGGGTTGCTCGGAGATCGTGGGAGACACGAAGGCACCGATAGCCGAAGTTTGTGAGGCTTTGCAGGATATCTTCGGCTCGGATCCCGTATCGTAACAGGTCATGTGGATGGACTTCGAGCAATAGGCGGCGAACACGGTGCGTGCTTAGTGATTGCTCTAGCCCTCGAAGTGCCAGTCCTTCCGCCCCTTCAATGTCCATCTTGAGCACATCAACGGTGTCGATATTGTACTCCTCCAGAATTGTGTCAAGGGACGCCGTTCTAACGGGGAAACATCGTCCATGAACTTTGTCACCATTGGCAACAAGCCGGGAGACGCCGAAGTTTTCCCCGGCTTCGTCAAAACCGGCAAGCGTCATCGTCCCCTCTCTGTCGGCCGCAGCAACCTGGATCGCCTGTACATGGGCGAGACGGTTGAGAGTAATGTTCGTTTGGAGCTGGGGAAAGAGACGGGGGTCCGGCTCTAGGCTAATGACTCGCCCGGCCGAACCTACACAATGTGCCGCAAGTAAAGTGAAGTATCCCCAGTTTGCGCCAACATCGAGCAAGACCTGCCCCGGACTGAGTAACTGCCGAAGTACAAGAGTTTCCTGAGGTTCATACATGCCGGTAAAGCAAACTTCCCGGGCAATCCCGTCCTGTAGGTTGCACAAAAATCGGTAAGCTTTTCCGTCTTGGCGAAGTTCTGCAACAAACGTTGCAGCAGATCGTCGGCCGACTGCGTTCATGAGACGGTAGCGGCCGAACGGAAGAAGCTGAATCAAACGAGAAGCCGCCTTGACCCAGAGTGGTGTGCAGGGAAGCAACGCGGCGCTCGATGTTGCGCTCGTGGCGGCAGTTACATTGAGGGGCATGTCACTCACTGCGTGTCCTCGCAGAAATCATGAAATTGTCGGAGCATGCTTGTGGGAACAGACGTGACAAAGCGTTTGGATAGCGCCATGGGGTCAATACCACCCGGCCGCTTCGCGAGTAGTCGACCGAGACATCCGTCAGTCCACACTCGGCAGCAATTCGGCGTAAGTCCACTTCGAGGAGCGCAGTGAGGTGTGCGGGGTACGACCCGGCTCGAAAAGCACTGAACTCATTTCGCAACAAAAGTGTCAGCTTACTTAGCAGGCTCAGCTGGTTCGGTGTAGTAATCATTACCCAACCGCCGGGCCGGGCTAAGCGCGTCAGCTCTCGCACGAATGCGCGCGGATTCTCCAGATGTTCGATCGTCTCAGCTGCAACGACGACATCGGCGAAACCATCCGGCAAGGGAACTCGGCCGGAGTCGAGATCCACTTTCACAAACTCTGCGTCATCGGGGAACTGTTCGAAGTGCAGAACATCGGCACCGACGTATCGACTGATCCCATCCGGCGCGAACGGGCGAAAGGAACCGACGCCGCACCCGACATCGAGCAGTGTTCCGGAGACATTCAGAGAGCGAATTCTCCGCTCGATCATTCGGTAGATCGGGCCCGCGCTGGTTCCACCACTTTGCACGGCTCGGGCTTCGACCGACAAGGCATTCTCGGCTGCTGCAACCAAGGTTCTCATTGCCCTCCCGATGTAGCACGCGAACCTGCCAAACCTCGGAACAATCGCATCAGTTGCAGAATCTGGCTTGCGGGGGCACATAGTTCCGCGGCTCGATTCCGACAGGCATCCGAGAGTTGGGAGTCGCTTTTCACGCCGGTGACTAGTTCACGCAAAGCCCGTGCGAGTGCGGAGGGGTCGGCTGGCGGTACAAGCCGACCGCATGCGGGTGTCACGATCTCGGCCGCCGCGCCGATTTCCGTGGTTACCAGCGGCAGTCCAGCTGCTAGCGCCTCAATGAAAGCCAGTCCGAAAGGCTCGGGCCCCATGTTCGGCTGGCAGTGAATGTCCGCTGCAGCGAGCAGTCGCGGGATGTCGCTGCGCTGGCCGAGAAAACGGATGCGACCCGACACAGGCGATTCGGATGCGAGATTGCGTAGGCGGTCGAGGTACTGATGCTCAGATGGACGCTGCGCGCCGCCGGCAATCCAGCATGTCCAACCGGGCAGGTCGTTCAGTTTTCGTAGCGCGGCCAGCAAAAGATCGTGTCCCTTCCATTCTTCCATCCGGGCGAACATTACGATGGCTACATCCGCCGAATCCGTCTCCAGTTCTCTTCTGACGTCCTCACGGATTGTCGGGCTTAGGTGAGCGGATCCTAGAGATACGGGGGCGTAGCATACCTCTGTCTTCACCGCGGGAAACAGCGTTGGCAAGCGCTCGGCCGTGTATTTGCTGTTGGCAAGCACTAAATCGGGATGAACCTTGGCGGCCTTGCGTTCGGACCAATGGACCATGCGCGGGATGTCATGCGCCCAAAAAACCAACGGCACTCCAACATCCCGAATCACAGAGCCGAACAGAGCGTGCGGCCAGCAGGCGTGGCAGATCGCGACATCGTATCGCTCGCGGCGAAGCAGATTGCGCAGCCCACGCCGGGCACGCCACATTGTCCAGGGACGACTGAACCGGACGTCGCCGAGGAGATGTACTGGAACACCTTCAGACCGGAGTTCAGCGGCAACTTTTCCATCGAAGCACAGCCCGAAGCTTGGCTCCATTTGTTCACAACAGGCCCGCTCCAGAGCCAGAGTCGTCAGCAGGCGCTCGATGCCGCCGTATAGGTTGCCGGCCGATAGATGAAGAACGCGTAAGGTCACAAGGATGTGCCAGCACAGGCAGATGTTAGGATGCCCAGTATGCCCAGTGCCAACGCGATACAACTTACTCGCTGACAGGCTCCAGCAGTGCCGGATCGATCTCCAGCGCCACGCCGGAACCCAGCAAGGTCACAGCCAGCACGAGAATCTGTCGGTTATCTCGGCGGATCACCCTCCCCTCGATCCCAATCAGAGGCCCGGAACGCACTCTACAACGCTTCCCGACAACAGCGAAGGGGTATACATCGAGGGACGGCCTGACCAAAAGGGCCGTTTCGATGGATCGAAGTTCCTCTACAAACTCTGCTTGGTTTGCGACTGGAATCGGCCGAACTATTTGGCCGCTTTCCAGTGCCCTCAACCTGTCGGCTTCATCGCCACAAACGAAGACGTAAGACGGAAAGGCAGGAATCAGACTGCTGCGCTTCCGGCCGCCGGAGACGTAGTCCTTGCGGCACATGGGCAAGTAGTACCCTACGCTGTTGGTCAGCAAATCGAAGGCGAGCGTTTTCTCGCAGCGGGGCTTGGTGTGGGCAACCCACCATTTACCTTGCAGGTCACCGACGCTCTTGCATCCTGATGGCAGCATCGGGGGGTTGTCGCGGAGGCGTAGCATAAAACAGTCTGCGCGGACTTCGTCCCCGTCGGTGCACGTCGTGCACTGAAGCTCTATCAGTCGTTCCGGCCGCCGAGATGCGTTGGGCGGTCCAGATTTTTACAGCGACTTTCGCCTAGCCAATCCAATGGCTACAACGAATACTCACACTTTCGTCGAGCCGCGGTCAACCTGCAAGGAATTCAAGGGAGCTTTGTCGGAAGATAACATGATGCGCTACGTGAAATCCCCTAGTTGGCCGCTACAGCGTACACAGTTTGCCCAGATCGGCACATCTTGTCGCACCTGCTGGCGACGGAGGCCGGCTGTAGCGAAGCGAACAGCAACGATGCGTGGCAACCGCCCTCCTGAAACCGCGACGATTACCCGATTGCGACTCTTACCTCAAGTTCTTCTGTCGGGTAGCTCTCACGGAGCTTCTTTCCGCTACCTTTTGCCTTGGCAGGAGTGTCGATAACGGATTCGCTGTTGGTAGACATCGGCGTTGGCTTCGGCAAACTTCTCACTCTCACTACCTTGGCGTCGGAACGGGTAGCACGCCTCCGAAAGACGTCGTCGTACAACTCGATCGTTCGCTCGGCCATGGCAGCGTCACCGAATTTTTCAATGGCGCGAGCCCTCCCTGTGGACGTCAGCCTGCCATGTAGGCCTGGGTTCTCGAGCAGACGCCGTGCGGCGGCGGCGAATGCCTGGGGGTTGTCCACCGGGACGGTCAGACCAGTCGCTTCGTTTTCGCTCACCCAGGGCACGCCGCTGTCGGGGATCGCCGTGTTGATCACCGGGCACCCGCTCGCCATCGCTTCAACTTGCACCAGTCCGAAGGCTTCGCTTCGAGCGTTCGACGGGAACCAGAAAGCAGTGGCGGCGTGATAGGCCCCCACCAAATCATCAGCTTCCACGTATGGCGACCAGACCAGGCGATTGGCGACGCCCAGTTTCTGAGCCGCTTGCACCAGATTCTCTTTGTACGGCCCCTGCCCGACCAGGAGTAACTTGCCTGGTACATCCTTCAGTGCCCGAAGCGCCGTGTCGAAGCCCTTGTAATAGACGCACCGGCCGACCGCAAGCCACAGCGGCGAGCCGTGTTCTGCTCTCAACGCGGCAGCCGCGGCCAGCGCTCTTGGCGACGGGTTCAGAAACGGTTCTAGCTTCAATCCCATCGGCACCGTTTCAACCTTGTTTGCAACGTGTAGCAAACGCGATGAACCGGCGATGTACGTGGGGCTGTTGGAGATGACGCGGGCGGCACTGTTGTAAACGAGTTGCTCGAACGGCTGAAACGCCTTGTAAAGAACCCGCTGCTTCACAACATCGCTGTGGTGCGTGATGACAATCGGGATCCAAGGCCGCAATGCCGCGACGATCAGAAGCATCGTGGGGTTCGGCGTGTGCAGATGAATGATGTCGAACGAATCTCGCCGCAGCATGCGGTAGAGAAGCGACACATCCGGAACGAAGTCGATCTTTGCCGCGTGGGCGCTGCGGCCCAGCCGGGTCACTTGCACGCCCTGATCGACCTCGGTGATCGTCTGGGTTGCGCCTCGGCGGCTCCACGTCACCTCACGCCCCTGGTTGTTTAAGTGATTCACGCAGACGACGTGAACATCAGCCCCCAGTGCTGCCTGAGCACGAGCCAACACCTGAACGTGCGTCTCAATGCCGCCTGGGGCAGGCGGATAGTACTTGCCCAAGTGGCATATGCGAATGCGCTGCTTACTTCCCATGCCCATACATTTCCCACTTTCGACCAGCATGACCCGCAAATGGTTTCTGAAACGACACCCGACGAATCGAAACCGCGACCCCACCGTCCGACCAAGTTACGACTGGAAACTGCCCGCTCGAAACGACTTACAACAACCAACATGTTTACGCACAGTCCACCCGCTCTCTTCGAAGTACCCGGTATAGCTGTAGTTCCGTGCTGGTTCAATCGCTGACTATAAAACTAGCAATTTTGGAACGAAACACAGACGTCATTCAAGCGGAGCAACCGACGTACCGCTTCCAGCGACAACAAATCCA is part of the Humisphaera borealis genome and encodes:
- a CDS encoding O-antigen ligase family protein; protein product: MEIAFPILAFLITTIAARRSLGAGLGTAIAVGYFNGIIRANFLGVFSTFMFDGGMLGFYLGAYAKLKQSGSVRFPPGLLDRVILLCGLAAVIALAPVNDLLVQLVALRGTIWLLPAILFASLMTDRDLFVISRVLIPLNLIATGAGFYLYFYGLEALYPKNAVTELMYRSILGVGGESWNRIPATFMSAHAYGGTMMATLPLLMGGMMARPHAWERLAFVLGIVAACIGILMCGARQPVVTAALTLVTTWIVSGFPVKHGTLLAVVVGLSAWLVIANPRFQRVLEMQDTQQVYGRAYMSMNASFLDLLVEYPMGAGMGSSIGTSLPSFLADRAPKPIGMENEYSRILVDQGILGLVFWLAFIVWVVWPPPTSEQTGNWRLGYKMMFSFVLIAWATAFIGTGILSSIPMSLLLVVQMGILVGRRASKTTVPQMRTIHDRAIGKPYQDITVAR
- a CDS encoding FkbM family methyltransferase, which gives rise to MLRFLAISLRKIKGIIGAIPSIRSAYMVADRQLHLIREQLWIHALRFDPRYQDSRAVTRHGFKVYSQNDEDGILEQIFARIGSGSESFVEIGVGNGLENNTAYLMQKGWSGVWIDASASNASYITAEFAQLIASKRLKFLQSFVTAECVDELLVSAGVPNEVDLLSLDIDGNEWWVWEALRRVHPRVVVVEYNAGLGPSLDWVMPYDAKFCNSGTRAHGASLKAFERLARKRGYRLVGCNWTGVNAFFVRDDLDVNAFPANDSAEYHYEPARYYFGPFFGGYPADPREFDAIPVKSEVLGQ
- a CDS encoding glycosyltransferase family 4 protein, with amino-acid sequence MEPSFGLCFDGKVAAELRSEGVPVHLLGDVRFSRPWTMWRARRGLRNLLRRERYDVAICHACWPHALFGSVIRDVGVPLVFWAHDIPRMVHWSERKAAKVHPDLVLANSKYTAERLPTLFPAVKTEVCYAPVSLGSAHLSPTIREDVRRELETDSADVAIVMFARMEEWKGHDLLLAALRKLNDLPGWTCWIAGGAQRPSEHQYLDRLRNLASESPVSGRIRFLGQRSDIPRLLAAADIHCQPNMGPEPFGLAFIEALAAGLPLVTTEIGAAAEIVTPACGRLVPPADPSALARALRELVTGVKSDSQLSDACRNRAAELCAPASQILQLMRLFRGLAGSRATSGGQ
- a CDS encoding class I SAM-dependent methyltransferase; protein product: MRTLVAAAENALSVEARAVQSGGTSAGPIYRMIERRIRSLNVSGTLLDVGCGVGSFRPFAPDGISRYVGADVLHFEQFPDDAEFVKVDLDSGRVPLPDGFADVVVAAETIEHLENPRAFVRELTRLARPGGWVMITTPNQLSLLSKLTLLLRNEFSAFRAGSYPAHLTALLEVDLRRIAAECGLTDVSVDYSRSGRVVLTPWRYPNALSRLFPQACSDNFMISARTRSE
- a CDS encoding FkbM family methyltransferase, giving the protein MPLNVTAATSATSSAALLPCTPLWVKAASRLIQLLPFGRYRLMNAVGRRSAATFVAELRQDGKAYRFLCNLQDGIAREVCFTGMYEPQETLVLRQLLSPGQVLLDVGANWGYFTLLAAHCVGSAGRVISLEPDPRLFPQLQTNITLNRLAHVQAIQVAAADREGTMTLAGFDEAGENFGVSRLVANGDKVHGRCFPVRTASLDTILEEYNIDTVDVLKMDIEGAEGLALRGLEQSLSTHRVRRLLLEVHPHDLLRYGIRAEDILQSLTNFGYRCLRVSHDLRATRRAAYSRHLQLADILTPIDTMVGLDNWPHLLFLAPSIEL
- the nusG gene encoding transcription termination/antitermination protein NusG, whose amino-acid sequence is MLPSGCKSVGDLQGKWWVAHTKPRCEKTLAFDLLTNSVGYYLPMCRKDYVSGGRKRSSLIPAFPSYVFVCGDEADRLRALESGQIVRPIPVANQAEFVEELRSIETALLVRPSLDVYPFAVVGKRCRVRSGPLIGIEGRVIRRDNRQILVLAVTLLGSGVALEIDPALLEPVSE
- a CDS encoding ABC transporter ATP-binding protein, coding for MGDIAISVNGLGKRYQLGAAAVPRYKTVRDAIMQTAGRLIRHGRRPASREPFWALKDVSFEVKRGQVVGIIGRNGAGKSTLLKILSRITEPSEGGADIHGRVGSLLEVGTGFHPELSGRENIFLNGAILGMRRSEITRKFDEIVAFAEIEKFIDTPVKHYSSGMYMRLAFAVAAHLEPEILIVDEVLAVGDAEFQKKCLGKMGDVARGGRTVLFVSHNMQAVQQLCTSGIVLLRGQTCFTGAADAAVQHYTAGGGDRQSSMWERPHGIEQISLCVEEVNVHLAGEQPNHTLEVNIRLRSRPPHKAAFLAIDFHDAAGIRFMQTIPRVTPFIFDDCTLHALQIVVALPPLVPSVYAVAIWLGSHNTETFDQTPPCVSFTIDRSPTPSRTFPHSPAAGSIVPESWIVSQSI
- a CDS encoding ABC transporter permease, producing MTVPSANPIKISPSPAKVIDSQSSAAIPVCIADDVVRIRPGTGWRALDLRELWRYRELLGFLAARDISVRYKQTVLGVAWAVLQPLCTMVVFTIFFGRLAKMPSDGIPYPIFALVGLLPWQLFAYALQQSSNSLVNEQRLISKVYFPRLVIPLSSVLAGAADFAIAFGLVGLMMVGYAAAGFPPRITVAVAMLPVFTLLALAAALGVGLWLAALNVQYRDVRYVVPFLTQLWLFLTPIAYPSSLVPQGWRILYGINPMTGVVDGFRWALVGGPAPDPGLMAASVAVVVALLIGGLFYFRRVEAQFADVV
- a CDS encoding class I SAM-dependent methyltransferase; this encodes MILGPSSLPTIYRIARSAAQRIFRMSHSLDDWWVRRAVAKAAGRRCIGIPTYTSPSELAVLYKLAVSTPSGSTAVEIGSHLGASACFLAAGLREVNGVLYCVDTWNNDAMGSEPTIDTYATFTDNIKDLVDIIRPVRMNSAHISREDLPKSLELVFIDGDHEYSAAAKDVEVTAWRVRPGGVMVFHDSVGTTGVGRAIGELLATGNWVLAGQVHLTTWLRRVPN
- a CDS encoding glycosyltransferase, with product MGSKQRIRICHLGKYYPPAPGGIETHVQVLARAQAALGADVHVVCVNHLNNQGREVTWSRRGATQTITEVDQGVQVTRLGRSAHAAKIDFVPDVSLLYRMLRRDSFDIIHLHTPNPTMLLIVAALRPWIPIVITHHSDVVKQRVLYKAFQPFEQLVYNSAARVISNSPTYIAGSSRLLHVANKVETVPMGLKLEPFLNPSPRALAAAAALRAEHGSPLWLAVGRCVYYKGFDTALRALKDVPGKLLLVGQGPYKENLVQAAQKLGVANRLVWSPYVEADDLVGAYHAATAFWFPSNARSEAFGLVQVEAMASGCPVINTAIPDSGVPWVSENEATGLTVPVDNPQAFAAAARRLLENPGLHGRLTSTGRARAIEKFGDAAMAERTIELYDDVFRRRATRSDAKVVRVRSLPKPTPMSTNSESVIDTPAKAKGSGKKLRESYPTEELEVRVAIG